The genomic segment GTTTGGGAATCATAATCTCAGTGCATTGCCGTACTATCATAAAAATCTTGGAGCGGACGCCTCTTTGCAATCCATTGCAGAAAATCGGACTGAAGGATACGGTTCAACCTATCTCGGTTTTACTACACATCGAGAGGGCGGCGTACTTTTGGCAGGAGTTTCAGGAAGTATCCGGTATAATAGCGATATCGGGCAGTATACCGAACATCAAATGACGATGCAGTTGCTTGCACTGGTGCCGCGCCTCATTTATAACAAGCTGCGTTATGGGCGGTATTTAGATATTTTTGTCGCTCATGCGGCTCCCTTCGGCATTCATGACCGTCCCGATCCGTGCCATGTGGGCTTTAAATGCTTTTTATGGTTCATAAAGAAGTTTAAACCGCGTTATTTTTTACACGGGCATATCCATCTTTACGACCTACAGGCGCCGCGGGTAACCGTTTACGAAAGCACAACGGTTATCAACGTATTCAGCAACTACCTTCTGGAATTTGATACCGACCAATCTGCCGCACAATCTAATTAATAATAATTTAACAGCGTTCCCCCCTTTTTTATAGAGCAACAATTCGATATATTTTAAAAAAATACAAGGTGGGCTGATAAAAAACACGGCTAAAATAGCACCGATGTTTTTTATCTCAAATTTGTGTTGCAAATTTGATTATTTAACGTATGCGCAGAAGCGCATGACTAAAAACTTTTTCGGATGTGGAAACATCCTGCAAAATTTTTTATAGGAGTATTCTAATGATAGATAACAAAACCGTACTTTCCCGTAAAAAGCTTTTTAACGAAACAGGGGATATCGAAGTCCATTTACGGAAAATGATAGGCGGCAATACCACAAACCTCAACGACTTTAACAATATGAAGTATACGTGGGCAAGCGAATGGTACCGGCAGGCCATGAACAACTTCTGGATACCGGAAGAAATCAATATGAACACCGATGTGCAGGATTACCGCAAACTCAGCCCCGCGGAAAAAACTGCCTACGATAAAATCCTGTCCTTTCTTATTTTTTTGGATAGCATCCAGACGGCAAACCTGCCGAGCGTCGGACAGTATATTACCGCGAATGAAGTAAACCTCTGCCTTACTATTCAGGCATTTCAGGAAGCGGTACATTCGCAGAGCTACAGCTATATGCTCGATACCATCTGTTCTCCCGATGAGCGGACCGCCATCCTTTATCAGTGGAAGGATGATGCGCATCTACTCAAGCGGAACAAGTTTATCGGCGATTTATACAATGAGTTTCAGGATGATAAAAGTGCGCTTGCCTTGCTCAAGGTTGCCGTCGCCAATTACATTCTGGAAGGGGTGTATTTTTATTCAGGCTTTATGTTTTTTTATAACCTCGGTCGGAACAACAAGATGCCCGGCTCCGTGCAGGAAATCCGCTACATCAACCGCGACGAAAACACACACCTGTGGCTGTTCCGCTCGATTATCCATGAGCTGCAAAAAGAAGAACCGCAGCTATTCACGCCGGAAAACAACGAGCTGTTCCGCAGTATGATCCGCGAAGGTTGCGAGCAGGAAATTGCGTGGGGGCATTACGTTATCGGTGACGACATTCCCGGCCTGACCCGCGGTATGGTTACCGACTACATTCAGTACCTCGGCAACCTCCGCTGTGAAAACCTCGGCTTTGAACCCTTGTACGAAGGGCACCGTGAAGAACCCGCCTCAATGAGCTGGGTAAGTCAGTACAGCAATGCAAACCTTATCAAAACGGATTTCTTTGAAGCAAAGTCTACGGCTTACGCAAAATTTTCCGCGTTAAAGGATGACCTATAGGGCAGAAAATGCAGTTAAAAAGATTCTCGATCGGTCCGCTCCATTTTTACCGGCAGGCGCTCGGATTTGCAGTGCCGGTAATGATTCAAACCTTTGTGCAGAGCCTCGTTTCGCTGATTGATAACTTTATGGTCGGTGGGCTGGGCGACATCAAAATGAGCGCGGTCAATATCACCAATCAATTTACCTTTCTCTTTTTGGTAACAGTTGGAACGTTTTCCGAAACCGGCGGTATGTTTATGTCGCAGTTTAACGGTGCAAAAGACACAAGCGGGATGCGACAGGTCTACCGCTTCAAGCAGATTATGATGCTCGCCTGCGCCGTGCTTTTTACTCTTTTCTCGTTCTTTTTTTCGAGGTATATACTCGGTTTTTTGGTACACGGAAATCAGCAGGCGCCTGAAATCGTAGCTGAGGGACAGCGATACCTGCATATCATTCTTCTTACCTTTATTCCGATAGCTTTCTCAACGGCGATTGCCTCTTCTTTGCGCGACATCGGCAAGGTAAAGATCATTATGTACAGCGCGATTATCTCTACTTTAATCAACACATGCGGAAACTACATTTTGATTTACGGAAATTTTGGGGCGCCGCGTCTGGAGGTAAAGGGCGCTGCATACGCGACGTTGATAGCCCGCTGTGCCGAAGTTGTTCTACTGCTTATCTATGTGCATATCAAAAAGCCTGCGTTTTATGTGCGAATTACCGCGCTGTGGAAAATACGCTGGGAACTATTTATGCAGATGTTTAAAAAACTTGGGCTGGTGTTTGCCTCCGATATTTCGTGGGTGGGTACCGAAACGATTGTTGCCGCGCTGTATAATAGCCGCGGCGGGGCGGAGGTGGTTGCGGGCATGGCTGCCGGTTGGACGATTGCAAATATTTTCTTTTTAATCTTTCCGGTGATTTTTACCTGCGTACGTATTATTGTCGGCAGCTCGCTCGGCCAGAACAAATTGGACGAAGCCCGCAAGCAGGCGCGGTGGTTTCTTTCCGGCTTTTTTATCTTCGGTATTTTTGTCGGCATCTGCGAAGCTCTTACCGTTTTTATCATTCCCATTGTGTTTATCCGGCTTTCGCCTGCTTCGCATATCATCACGAGGAACCTCGTATGGGTTATCGCGCTTTATATGCCGTTGTGGTCATATCTTAACACGCAGCTCGCAATTTCCCGCGCCGGTGGCGATGCGCAGCTCGGCGCATGGGTGGATATCAGCGTCAACTCAATCGTATTCCTACCGATGATGATTATCTTTACTTACTTTACCGCGCTTTCGCCTGTTGCGATGTTCGGCCTTGCAAAGCTGAGTGATTTTTTTAAGTTGCTCATCGCCGGTCATCAATTAAAAAAAGAGCGGTGGGTAAAGAATTTAACCGTAGCGTAAGGGTTTATAAAAAAGCAATACAACACTGTGCAGAGTACAAGGGGATTATGCCTTGCACACAGAACAATCACGCTCTGTCTCTGTCGTTCTGCAGCAACCCTTCTTTTTCCTGTAGAAACTGCATTGAATAGAGCTGATAGTAGTGTCCTTTTTTCTGCAGCAGTTCTTCGTGCGTGCCTGCTTCTATCATTCTGCCTTTTTCGATAACGATGATTTTATCGGCATTGCGGATAGTGGAAAGGCGGTGCGCGACTACAAATGAGGTTCTGTTTTTTAGCACGGCGGCAATCGCTTTTTGAATTTTTTGTTCCGTTTCCGTATCAATGGAAGAAGTGGCCTCGTCCAACACAAACAGGCGCGGATTCCGCACAAGGGCGCGTGCAAACGAGATGAGCTGCTTTTGCCCCGTTGAAAGCAGCCCTCCGCCTTCGCCTACCTGCGTTTGGTAGCCGTCCGGCATCGCGGAAATAAATTCGTGAGCGTCCACGAGCTTTGCCGCCGCGATAATTTCTTCTTCCGTTGCATCAAGCTTGCCGTAGCGGATGTTCTCTTCGATTGTGCCCGAAAACAAATGAGGTGATTGCAGTACATAGCCGAGGTTTTCGTGTATCCATGTTTCCGGCATTTCAGTGTAGTCGATTCCATCAATTAAAATACTTCCCTGCTTCGGTTCATAAAACCGGCAAAATAAATTCACGATGGTAGACTTTCCCGCTCCGGTAGACCCGACGAGCGCAAGCGTTTCACCGGCCTGCACCGTCAAATTAAAATCGGTTAAAACAGGTTCGCTTTCTTTATACCAAAATGATACGTGCTCAAACTGTACGGTTCCTTTTATGGCAGGGCGCTGCACTTCCGTCGGGTTGAGTGCGGTGCCGTATTTTTTGATAACCGCTTCCGTATCCTGAATATCAGGCTTTTCTTCCAGCAGCGCAAAAATACGCTCGGCCGCTGCTTGTGCCGATATCAGTTCCGCAAATAGCGCGGATGCTCCTGCAAGCGGGGCGTTGAACTGAGTAACATACGAGAGAAACGCAACAAGCAGTCCCAAACTAATCGTCTGCGAGATAACGGCACTTCCGCCGTAAAAGACAACCAGCCCCGTACCTAACGATCCGATAATCTGTACCGCAGGCATTAAAATAGAAGAAAGCAAAATCCCGCGTATCGAAGCAGCCTTCATATTCTCCGTTTTGGCGAAAAACTCTTTTGCGTTCAACTCCTCACGCACGAGCGTTTTGGTCGTCTTTGCACCTTGAATATCTTCGTTATATGCCGCCGTCAGCTGCGCATTTACCGCCCGTACTCTCCGTTGCGCTTTTAATATCTTTGTGCGTAGATAAATGCTCAATGCAATAATCAGCGGAAAGGTCGTTAATACAATAAGGGCGAGTTTAATATTGTCGTGGAACATCGTAAAGATGAGCGCGAACAGCATAAAAAAGCCCCACAGTAAATCGGATACACCCCACGCCACCAGCTCCGATAATTTATTGATATCCGAGGTGATACGTGACATAAGAGAGCCGACCGAATTGGCATCGTAAAATGAGAGAGAAAGACTTTGTAAATGATTAAAGCAGCGGATTCGTAAGCGATTGCACATCTTTACTTCGACCGTGCCGATTGTCATAATATAGAAAAACGTAACGAGAACTGCGAACAATATGAAGACACCGGTCAGCACGACGACCGGAATAAAATTCTGTAAATTCCGCTCTTTTACAAAAACATCGATGACATAGTTGGTGATTTTAGGTTGTGCAATTGCGCAGATTCCTTCAAGCCCTGAAAAAATGAAACCTGAAATAAAGAGCAATTTAAAGAACGCAAATTCTTTTACAATCCGCTTCCAAACTCCGCCGTTAAACTTCTGGTTGTAATCGTTTTCCTGATCTTGTTCCATAATAGTACCTTGTCGTTACAATGCTATTGGGGCTTTTCAAAAAATTCAATTAATTTTCGTAATGTCCACGGCAGGAAAGGATTTCTAAAGTATTTTTACTCACTCGGTACACAAGCCTGTTCACGTCATCAATACGGCGACTCCAAAACCCGCTCAATTCGCCCTTTAGAGGCTCCGGTTTACCTATACCGTCAAAGCTTCCCCGTTCAATATCTTTAAGCAGCATATTGATACGCTTTATTGTTTTTTTATCTTGTAGTTGCCAATATTCATAATCTTCCCAAGCTTCATCAAACCATATTTTTTTCATTCATATGCCTCGATAAGCTCATGCTCTACGCCTTTCCCGGCATTCAGAGCCTCAATGCCGCGGCGTAAGTGAGCCATGTTGCTTTCACTGTAAAACGGATCCGTTGATATTTCAAACGGTATTTTTTGCTTTCGAACCGCCGTTTTTGCAAATACGCAAAATGCTGTTGTCATTGTCATTCCAATATCGGAACAAAAAGCTTCAAACTGCTTTTTTAAGTCCTCATCTATACGGATATTTATGTTTGTCTGTGCCATAGTAGTAACTCCTTTTATCTTTATTCGTGCGGAGGGTTTAATACCCCGACGCTTGCGTCGTAACAAAGGGTATTAAAGCCGACTGCAACCACCTTATGAGAACAACATACCCCGACGCTTGCGTCGGGGTATGTTGATTGTAGATAGATTTATTGATAGTGTCAATATTTTTTCAACTTTAGAGATATCATACCGGAAGTTTTGTTGACTTTGTACTACCGGTTATTCGTTGTTGATTTATGCAATATTACATCATCATATTGACATTTCTACACTGCCTATTAATACTACTCGGACAAGCATTTCTCTGCATAAGGAACTCGCAATGAATAAAAATGACTATATCATCCATTTGGAAAGAAAAGAAGAATACCGTGATGTTGAAAACCTTGTTCGGGAAAGTTTTTGGAATGTGTACCGCCCGGGGTGTCAGGAACATTATATTCTCAAGCAGCTGCGGGATGATCCGGCATTTGTGCACGAGCTTGATTTTGTGATGGAAAAAGACGGGAAGTTGATCGGGCAGAATATCTTTGTCAGGACTCTGATTAAAACTGATGATGGACGCGCGCTTCCGATTATGACGATGGGGCCGATTTGTATTGCGCCGGAACTAAAGCGGCAGGGCTACGGAAAAATACTGCTGGATTATTCCCTTGATAAAGCAACGGCGCTCGGTTACGGTGCGGTATGCTTTGAAGGCAATATCAATTTTTACGGCAAGAGCGGATTTACCTACGCGAGTGCATACGGCATCAGGTATCACGGATTGCCGGAGGGAGCAGATGCTTCGTTCTTTCTCTGTAAAGAATTAATTCCCGGCTATCTGACCGGTATTACCGGAGAATATGCTACGCCGAAGGGCTATGCTGCCTGCGATGAACATCCGAATGACTTCGCTGTGTATGAGGCAGGCTTTCCGTACAAAGAGAAGTTAAAGCTGCCCGGGCAGATTTTTGACTGAAATAAGCGGGAGCGGTTGAGTGGGACGCATGGAGGGAGGGTGGGTGAGTGGTATCGGTGGAGGACATATTATGACAACAATTCTTAAAATAGCAGATAGTGATGAAAAAGCTAAAATTGTTGAATATGTTTTATCAGACTTGCCCGAATGGTTCGGTCTGCCTGAAAGTACGGCGGAATATATACATGATTCAAGAGAACTGGACTTATGGGCTGCAAAAGATAACGGTGAATATATCGGATTTATAACGCTGAGCCAATCGAGTACCGATTGCGGAGAGATACACTGCATGGGCGTCAAAAAAGCCTATCATAGAAAAGGGGTAGGCACTTTATTGCTTGCAGCACTGAAAAATTTTGCAAAGACAACATACGAGTATTTACAGGTAAAAACCGTCGATGAAGGACACTACAAAGAATACGATCAAACAATAGCTTTTTATAAAAAACAAGGATTCAAAAAGCTTGAAGTGTTCCCTACGCTATGGGACGCATGGAATCCATGTCTTGTAATGATACAAAAGTTGTATGCACGTTAAGTAAAAATTGATCTCGCTTTTGCAAGTCTTCAGCAAAAACAGCTTGTATTTTATGGATAAACGGATAAGGGTAATAGCGTATACAATAGCATCACTGACTATACAGGGATCCGCAAAGGAGTTTCGTGCAAAAAGCTGTATAATGCCGACAAATTCGGTGCCTTACCGCTTGTGAACGTCAATGTATTGAAGGAGCTGTTTTATGCCAAGAAAAACTCGGAAGATACAAAGTAAAAAACGGTATTGAAATTGGAAGAAAAAAATAAGAATGATGAAGATGTCGCCGTGTCGTTTTGTAATGTGCATAAACTTTTTGAGGAGATTGAACAGCTGAAGGAATAGTAAGCAACCGATTTGTTAATAATTTTATCTAATAGTTTCTTATCAATGAAGCTTCTATTTCTTTTAACAAGATTTCTCTTGAGAGTTTTTTGAATTCTGTTTTATTGATAATGCTATTTGCTTTCAATATGTTTTTTAATTCCTCAGAACTTACCCAATCCATATTCCAGATTTGATTTATATCAGTATCCGATAAAGAATTATTATCCATCTCTTTGAAGGCATGATCAATCAAACGGCATAAAGCATCATCATAGTCGATATCAAATTTAAAAAATAAGCTTATCCGCTGTAGCCATATAAGCATGTTACTTGTATTTGGAATTAAGCTAAATTTATTCTTTATTTTGGTAATAATTTCTTTTTGTTCGTCTTTGTTCGACAGTTGAGCTAATATTATGCTTAACATTGCTGCACATATTGAATATGTTCGCGGATTGCGATAGGCTATATCAACGATGATAGCTATCAATGACTTAGAATGATTTTGCAAACGTTTGCTTTTCTTTATTCGGAAATAGCAATCTTGTAAAGGTCCTATTAAACTTCCTGCATGGGGATATTCTAATGCATGTTTGTATATTAGCAGCAAATGCTTCTGTAAATCTTTATTGGATTGTTTCTTTATAAGCCATGCAAGTTTGTCTTTTTTGATTGCATGTAAAATTATATTGTCGTATGTATTTGTTTTTAATGTATTTGGCTTCATTCCAAATTCAGCAAGAACCTCGGTTATTATTTTTAAGATGTGTTCTCCTGTATGAGGATTGTTAACAAATATCTTATAATCATCACGGTAACGTAAGATATGATAATCGATTATATTATTTGCTTTAATTCGATCCGATAATAATGTATCAATATGACCCAGTACCATTTCAGCAATAAAATCCATCAAAACAGAACATTGCGGAATGCCATTTGTTTGACCATAACGCATTGCACGAATGTATTTATCTATGATATTGCCGATTAAATTTTTCCGTCTTTGTTGTTTTGCCCTTTCTTTTGTGTGTAATGCCCATGCTATCGAATGGGTATAGAGCGCGCCGTAACAGTTTGTTATATCAGTTTCAATAAGGTACTCATAATCTAAAGATAATTCAATTGAGCGTTGTTCAATATTTTCCCACCATGCGAATATTTGTGCTTTCTGATTTGTTTGCAATGTATTTTGAACGACAGGAATACTCATACATTCTATGCCTGGGTTTGCAGCAAAGTCTTTAAATCGTTTACAGATATCTTGCCAATGTAGTTCTTCTGTAATCGTCCTTACAAGCTGTACATAAAGAATAGGATTGATTAATTCAAAAGGCCTCCAATCGTATTTTCCGTCTTTATTTGATGCTATAATATAATTGACATTCTCATAATTCTCGGGATGTACGTGCTTGAGTATATCAGGATGATTCGATAGAAAGTTATTAATAGAAGTTAGAAATGTACCAAAAGAGATATACGGAGGAAAATCCAATGAACAATATATTTTTGAATCTAAAAAGAAAAATAGTGCTTCTTGCGCTTCTAAATCTAAGATAGTTGTTTGCAACATATTAGTATTTCCAAATCATACAATGTTTTATAGATTTTTTCAATCTCTGTTTTCCTTCTTTCTTGTTATGTTTATTTAGCACCTTCCGTATACGGTGTTATTTAAAAGATTAGCTGCTGTCATTATTATGTTTTTGCAATGACTGTGCACTCAACAATTAAGTAGTCTGATCGCATCTTGCTATACGGAGATGTTTTCGGCGCTAGTGAATTATTTCACTCTAAAAAGGAACTGGATCAAAAAAATCGATAGAGTTATGCTCTATCTGGTTTAATCTGTTATGTATGTTGAGTAATATAATATTTTTTCTTCCATTGTTTGAGTTCTTTAATAGGTTTATAAAATTCTTTAAAAGATAGCAGTCATAGTGTTGTTGTGGATAATAACGAAATCTACCGGAAATAAATGTACGGATAACATCGGATATATTTTGTACTTCGTTTTCAAGTTGATTTATGGTATATATATTTTGAATCTTCTGTATAATTATATCAATATCTGTGGTATATGAAGCATCTTTATCAATCATTGCAATAGAAGTAACCAGTGCATCAATAAAATTTTTATATATCTTTTTTTCTTCATCTGTAAAAAAT from the Treponema medium genome contains:
- a CDS encoding metallophosphoesterase, giving the protein MKILCVSDQIDPLIYSVNIKERYKDVDLVISAGDLPMEYLEFIVSSLNKPLFFAFGNHNLSALPYYHKNLGADASLQSIAENRTEGYGSTYLGFTTHREGGVLLAGVSGSIRYNSDIGQYTEHQMTMQLLALVPRLIYNKLRYGRYLDIFVAHAAPFGIHDRPDPCHVGFKCFLWFIKKFKPRYFLHGHIHLYDLQAPRVTVYESTTVINVFSNYLLEFDTDQSAAQSN
- a CDS encoding GNAT family N-acetyltransferase gives rise to the protein MTTILKIADSDEKAKIVEYVLSDLPEWFGLPESTAEYIHDSRELDLWAAKDNGEYIGFITLSQSSTDCGEIHCMGVKKAYHRKGVGTLLLAALKNFAKTTYEYLQVKTVDEGHYKEYDQTIAFYKKQGFKKLEVFPTLWDAWNPCLVMIQKLYAR
- a CDS encoding GNAT family N-acetyltransferase; this translates as MNKNDYIIHLERKEEYRDVENLVRESFWNVYRPGCQEHYILKQLRDDPAFVHELDFVMEKDGKLIGQNIFVRTLIKTDDGRALPIMTMGPICIAPELKRQGYGKILLDYSLDKATALGYGAVCFEGNINFYGKSGFTYASAYGIRYHGLPEGADASFFLCKELIPGYLTGITGEYATPKGYAACDEHPNDFAVYEAGFPYKEKLKLPGQIFD
- a CDS encoding ABC transporter ATP-binding protein, translating into MEQDQENDYNQKFNGGVWKRIVKEFAFFKLLFISGFIFSGLEGICAIAQPKITNYVIDVFVKERNLQNFIPVVVLTGVFILFAVLVTFFYIMTIGTVEVKMCNRLRIRCFNHLQSLSLSFYDANSVGSLMSRITSDINKLSELVAWGVSDLLWGFFMLFALIFTMFHDNIKLALIVLTTFPLIIALSIYLRTKILKAQRRVRAVNAQLTAAYNEDIQGAKTTKTLVREELNAKEFFAKTENMKAASIRGILLSSILMPAVQIIGSLGTGLVVFYGGSAVISQTISLGLLVAFLSYVTQFNAPLAGASALFAELISAQAAAERIFALLEEKPDIQDTEAVIKKYGTALNPTEVQRPAIKGTVQFEHVSFWYKESEPVLTDFNLTVQAGETLALVGSTGAGKSTIVNLFCRFYEPKQGSILIDGIDYTEMPETWIHENLGYVLQSPHLFSGTIEENIRYGKLDATEEEIIAAAKLVDAHEFISAMPDGYQTQVGEGGGLLSTGQKQLISFARALVRNPRLFVLDEATSSIDTETEQKIQKAIAAVLKNRTSFVVAHRLSTIRNADKIIVIEKGRMIEAGTHEELLQKKGHYYQLYSMQFLQEKEGLLQNDRDRA
- a CDS encoding type II toxin-antitoxin system RelB/DinJ family antitoxin, producing MAQTNINIRIDEDLKKQFEAFCSDIGMTMTTAFCVFAKTAVRKQKIPFEISTDPFYSESNMAHLRRGIEALNAGKGVEHELIEAYE
- a CDS encoding Txe/YoeB family addiction module toxin, with translation MKKIWFDEAWEDYEYWQLQDKKTIKRINMLLKDIERGSFDGIGKPEPLKGELSGFWSRRIDDVNRLVYRVSKNTLEILSCRGHYEN
- a CDS encoding ribonucleotide-diphosphate reductase subunit beta, encoding MIDNKTVLSRKKLFNETGDIEVHLRKMIGGNTTNLNDFNNMKYTWASEWYRQAMNNFWIPEEINMNTDVQDYRKLSPAEKTAYDKILSFLIFLDSIQTANLPSVGQYITANEVNLCLTIQAFQEAVHSQSYSYMLDTICSPDERTAILYQWKDDAHLLKRNKFIGDLYNEFQDDKSALALLKVAVANYILEGVYFYSGFMFFYNLGRNNKMPGSVQEIRYINRDENTHLWLFRSIIHELQKEEPQLFTPENNELFRSMIREGCEQEIAWGHYVIGDDIPGLTRGMVTDYIQYLGNLRCENLGFEPLYEGHREEPASMSWVSQYSNANLIKTDFFEAKSTAYAKFSALKDDL
- a CDS encoding RNA-directed DNA polymerase; translated protein: MLQTTILDLEAQEALFFFLDSKIYCSLDFPPYISFGTFLTSINNFLSNHPDILKHVHPENYENVNYIIASNKDGKYDWRPFELINPILYVQLVRTITEELHWQDICKRFKDFAANPGIECMSIPVVQNTLQTNQKAQIFAWWENIEQRSIELSLDYEYLIETDITNCYGALYTHSIAWALHTKERAKQQRRKNLIGNIIDKYIRAMRYGQTNGIPQCSVLMDFIAEMVLGHIDTLLSDRIKANNIIDYHILRYRDDYKIFVNNPHTGEHILKIITEVLAEFGMKPNTLKTNTYDNIILHAIKKDKLAWLIKKQSNKDLQKHLLLIYKHALEYPHAGSLIGPLQDCYFRIKKSKRLQNHSKSLIAIIVDIAYRNPRTYSICAAMLSIILAQLSNKDEQKEIITKIKNKFSLIPNTSNMLIWLQRISLFFKFDIDYDDALCRLIDHAFKEMDNNSLSDTDINQIWNMDWVSSEELKNILKANSIINKTEFKKLSREILLKEIEASLIRNY
- a CDS encoding MATE family efflux transporter; translation: MQLKRFSIGPLHFYRQALGFAVPVMIQTFVQSLVSLIDNFMVGGLGDIKMSAVNITNQFTFLFLVTVGTFSETGGMFMSQFNGAKDTSGMRQVYRFKQIMMLACAVLFTLFSFFFSRYILGFLVHGNQQAPEIVAEGQRYLHIILLTFIPIAFSTAIASSLRDIGKVKIIMYSAIISTLINTCGNYILIYGNFGAPRLEVKGAAYATLIARCAEVVLLLIYVHIKKPAFYVRITALWKIRWELFMQMFKKLGLVFASDISWVGTETIVAALYNSRGGAEVVAGMAAGWTIANIFFLIFPVIFTCVRIIVGSSLGQNKLDEARKQARWFLSGFFIFGIFVGICEALTVFIIPIVFIRLSPASHIITRNLVWVIALYMPLWSYLNTQLAISRAGGDAQLGAWVDISVNSIVFLPMMIIFTYFTALSPVAMFGLAKLSDFFKLLIAGHQLKKERWVKNLTVA